The sequence GCACGTCATGCTTTAAGTATTCTGATAAATCCAGACAGTTAGAATCAACTTTTATTGCCTATTCATCATCTCTAAAAACAGCATTTTTAACCAAAAAAGTGCGGAAATTAATTCAATTAATGATTTGTACCCAAAAGAATATAAAATACTATGGGGTTGAACAGTGAGGGAGCAACCGTTATCTAGTTATTTTTGGCATTTTTTATGTTTTAAATATCACCTAAATGACCTTAATTGACCGGACTGCATATCCTAAATTCAAACAATTTCCCAGCCCGAAAGAGCTTGCAGAGCTTTATACCCCACAAAGCGCAGAAATCAAGTTTGCAAAGTCCAAAACTAAGAGCCATGAAGGATTTCTGAGTTTTATGGTCATGCTAAAATCCTTCCAACGGCTTGGTTATTTTCCCCACCCCGAACTAGTACCAATTGCCGTTACCCGTCATTTACGGTCGTGTTTAAAGTTACAAGATTGGGTAAAAGCCATTCCATCCGAACGCCAACGCTACACTTATCTTCAGGCTATTCGGGATTACCTGAAAGTCAAACAGTATGATAAAACAGGTCAAAGATTAATAGCTACATTGGTTGCGGAAGCTGCCAATGTTAAAGACCACCCTGCTGATTTATTGAAGAAGGCAGAAGGCAGAAGGCAGAGGGCAGAGGGCAGAAGGAACAAGTCAGAAGGGGATTCAGACCCCTCCTGACTTGGGGCCACCAAATCAGAGATTGTGG is a genomic window of Tolypothrix sp. NIES-4075 containing:
- a CDS encoding DUF4158 domain-containing protein — protein: MTLIDRTAYPKFKQFPSPKELAELYTPQSAEIKFAKSKTKSHEGFLSFMVMLKSFQRLGYFPHPELVPIAVTRHLRSCLKLQDWVKAIPSERQRYTYLQAIRDYLKVKQYDKTGQRLIATLVAEAANVKDHPADLLKKAEGRRQRAEGRRNKSEGDSDPS